In the Streptomyces sp. NBC_00525 genome, one interval contains:
- the secD gene encoding protein translocase subunit SecD, with protein MTRATTVRAILAAAVLLVSVFISLNMSPRLGLDLQGGTRMVLQAKDSETAKADRESTDRTLEVLRRRIDSLGVTEPTLTRSGDNRIIVELPDVQDPRKAAEVIGKTAQLTFHAVQGPGLPEGAEGEKDKEKDKGGKELTLPDEDGRPLALGPVALSGAGVKEAKASFDAQQGAGWTVSLDFHKDAGRKWTKLTGEAACNPVQDERRRVAIVLDEKVISSPQVSPSVSCGTGLPSGSTQITGSFSADEARELALLIEGGALPVPVEIVEQRTVGPTLGAAAIDASARAALIGASATALFIIVIYRLFGALAAVALAAYGVISYAALVGLGVTLTLPGLAGFVLAIGMAVDANVLVFERAREEFAARPGKSSSLRASLAAGFKGAWSAVADSNVTTLIAAGLLFFLGSGPVKGFGVTLAIGVLASMFSALVIARALTEIASRSRFVADYRGVNGIGIPGRVRTWLSRRNPHLMRHPRRWLTISAVLIAVAVAGIVVRGVNFGVEFTGGRLVEYSTSRPVDVDAARKALAGAGFGDAEVTTAGAGDISVRTKDLDNNEEHTLRAALAAEGGETTKVRDELIGPSLGDELRRNALIALGIAVLVQLAYLAFRFRWTFALGSVGALVHDVIILIGAFAWMGRTVDGIFLASLLTVIGYSVNDSVVVFDRVRELWAKARKKPLPDVANQAIIQTVPRTVNTGMGALFILVALTVLGGDSLEDFALALLIGIIVGTYSSVMTAVPAALLLERTSKVPPPARTRAPRARQGSARRDPLDNGARV; from the coding sequence ATGACGCGCGCCACCACGGTGCGGGCAATTCTGGCTGCGGCCGTACTGCTCGTCTCCGTGTTCATCTCGCTGAACATGTCACCCAGACTCGGCCTCGACCTCCAGGGCGGCACCCGCATGGTGCTCCAGGCCAAGGACTCCGAGACCGCCAAGGCCGACCGCGAGAGCACCGACCGCACCCTGGAGGTGCTGCGCCGCCGCATCGACTCGCTCGGCGTGACGGAACCCACGCTGACCCGCTCCGGCGACAACCGGATCATCGTCGAGCTCCCCGACGTCCAGGACCCCCGCAAGGCCGCCGAGGTCATCGGCAAGACCGCCCAGCTGACCTTCCACGCCGTCCAGGGCCCCGGCCTGCCGGAGGGCGCCGAGGGCGAGAAGGACAAGGAAAAGGACAAGGGCGGCAAGGAGCTGACCCTGCCCGACGAGGACGGCCGGCCGCTCGCCCTCGGCCCCGTCGCGCTCTCGGGCGCGGGCGTCAAGGAGGCGAAGGCGTCCTTCGACGCCCAGCAGGGAGCCGGCTGGACCGTCTCGCTCGACTTCCACAAGGACGCCGGCCGGAAGTGGACCAAGCTGACCGGTGAGGCGGCCTGCAACCCGGTCCAGGACGAACGGCGCCGGGTCGCCATCGTGCTGGACGAGAAGGTGATCTCCTCCCCGCAGGTCTCGCCGTCCGTCTCCTGCGGTACGGGCCTGCCCTCCGGCTCCACCCAGATCACCGGCTCCTTCAGCGCCGACGAGGCCCGCGAGCTCGCCCTCCTGATCGAGGGCGGCGCCCTGCCGGTGCCCGTCGAGATCGTCGAGCAGCGGACCGTCGGCCCGACGCTCGGCGCCGCCGCCATCGACGCCAGCGCCCGTGCCGCCCTGATCGGCGCGTCCGCCACGGCCCTGTTCATCATCGTCATCTACCGCCTGTTCGGGGCGCTCGCCGCCGTCGCGCTGGCCGCCTACGGCGTCATCTCGTACGCCGCCCTCGTCGGCCTCGGGGTCACGCTCACCCTGCCGGGGCTCGCCGGGTTCGTTCTGGCCATCGGCATGGCCGTCGACGCGAACGTGCTCGTCTTCGAACGGGCCAGGGAGGAGTTCGCGGCCAGACCGGGCAAGTCCTCCTCCCTGCGCGCCTCGCTCGCCGCCGGTTTCAAGGGCGCCTGGAGTGCCGTCGCCGACTCCAACGTGACGACGCTCATCGCGGCCGGGCTGCTGTTCTTCCTCGGCTCGGGCCCGGTCAAGGGCTTCGGGGTCACGCTCGCCATCGGTGTGCTGGCCTCGATGTTCTCCGCACTCGTCATCGCCCGCGCCCTCACCGAGATCGCGTCCCGCTCCCGGTTCGTCGCCGACTACCGGGGCGTCAACGGCATCGGCATTCCGGGCCGGGTCCGCACCTGGCTCAGCCGGCGCAACCCGCACCTGATGCGCCACCCGCGCCGCTGGCTGACGATCTCCGCCGTGCTGATCGCGGTGGCCGTCGCGGGCATCGTGGTGCGCGGCGTCAACTTCGGCGTCGAGTTCACCGGCGGACGCCTCGTCGAGTACTCCACCAGCCGCCCGGTGGACGTGGACGCCGCCCGCAAGGCCCTGGCGGGCGCCGGATTCGGCGACGCCGAGGTCACCACGGCCGGGGCCGGCGACATCTCCGTACGCACCAAGGACCTCGACAACAACGAGGAGCACACACTGCGGGCCGCGCTGGCCGCCGAGGGAGGTGAGACGACCAAGGTCCGCGACGAGCTGATCGGCCCCAGCCTCGGCGACGAACTGCGGCGCAACGCGTTGATCGCCCTGGGCATCGCCGTACTCGTCCAGCTCGCCTATCTGGCGTTCCGGTTCCGCTGGACCTTCGCCCTGGGCTCGGTCGGGGCGCTGGTGCACGACGTGATCATCCTGATCGGGGCGTTCGCCTGGATGGGGCGGACCGTCGACGGCATCTTCCTGGCCTCCCTGCTCACCGTCATCGGCTACTCCGTCAACGACTCGGTGGTGGTCTTCGACCGGGTGCGGGAGCTGTGGGCCAAGGCCCGGAAGAAGCCACTGCCCGACGTGGCGAACCAGGCGATCATCCAGACCGTGCCCCGCACGGTGAACACCGGTATGGGCGCCCTGTTCATCCTCGTCGCGCTCACCGTCCTCGGCGGCGACTCGCTGGAGGACTTCGCGCTCGCCCTGCTCATCGGCATCATCGTCGGGACATACTCTTCGGTGATGACCGCCGTGCCGGCCGCGCTGCTCCTGGAGCGCACCAGCAAGGTCCCGCCGCCCGCCCGCACCCGCGCCCCGCGCGCCCGCCAGGGCTCGGCCCGCCGCGACCCGCTGGACAACGGCGCACGGGTGTAA
- a CDS encoding helix-turn-helix domain-containing protein, with translation MTTVALDTGVGPLLRSWRERRRMSQLELSLRAGSSARHISFIETGRARPSEEMVLRLAEHLEVPVRERNALLVMAGYAPHYTETALDDPAMGALRDGLDRLLGGYDPYPAFVVDGTYTVVAANQGMTRLLDGVPDHLLAPPLNAMRLTLHPEGLAPRIRNLRAWRADLLAQMERQIALVRSAELRELYEEVAGYPLPPGADGADGRPSAPSVPFALPLVIEHDGRVLSFVASIATFNTPMDVTVAELAVETLLPADPETGAYLRSLVL, from the coding sequence ATGACGACTGTCGCGCTCGACACGGGGGTAGGGCCGCTGCTGCGCAGCTGGCGGGAACGGCGGCGGATGAGCCAGCTGGAGCTGTCGCTGCGGGCCGGCTCCTCCGCCCGGCACATCTCGTTCATCGAGACTGGGCGCGCCCGCCCCAGCGAGGAGATGGTGCTGCGGCTGGCCGAGCATCTGGAGGTGCCGGTCAGGGAGCGCAACGCCCTGCTGGTGATGGCGGGTTACGCCCCGCACTACACGGAGACCGCGCTCGACGACCCGGCGATGGGGGCGCTGCGGGACGGCCTGGACCGGCTGCTGGGGGGCTACGACCCGTATCCGGCGTTCGTGGTGGACGGCACGTACACGGTGGTGGCCGCCAATCAGGGGATGACCCGGCTGCTCGACGGCGTACCGGATCATCTGCTGGCGCCGCCGCTGAACGCCATGCGCCTCACCCTGCACCCGGAGGGGCTGGCCCCGCGCATCCGGAATCTGCGCGCGTGGCGGGCGGACCTGCTGGCGCAGATGGAGCGCCAGATCGCGCTGGTGCGGTCGGCGGAGCTGCGCGAGCTGTACGAGGAGGTGGCGGGCTATCCGCTGCCGCCGGGCGCGGACGGGGCGGACGGGCGGCCGTCCGCCCCGTCGGTGCCGTTCGCGTTGCCGCTGGTCATCGAGCACGACGGGCGGGTGCTGTCGTTCGTCGCGTCGATCGCCACGTTCAACACGCCGATGGATGTGACGGTGGCGGAGCTGGCCGTCGAGACGCTGCTGCCGGCCGATCCGGAGACCGGCGCGTATCTGCGGTCGCTGGTGCTCTGA
- a CDS encoding 4a-hydroxytetrahydrobiopterin dehydratase, whose amino-acid sequence MPAAPLSPHEIEDGLRDLPGWTPDGDRITCSYRLPSHVAAAAFTVHIAAIQDELNHHSDLTLGYNTVTLAVNSHDAGGKVTGKDLALAARISAVAPGHGAR is encoded by the coding sequence ATGCCCGCCGCACCGCTGTCGCCGCACGAGATCGAGGACGGGCTGCGCGACCTGCCCGGCTGGACCCCGGACGGCGACCGGATCACCTGCTCCTACCGGCTGCCCTCGCATGTCGCCGCCGCCGCGTTCACCGTCCACATCGCCGCCATCCAGGACGAGCTGAACCACCACAGCGACCTGACCCTCGGCTACAACACCGTCACCCTGGCCGTGAACTCGCACGACGCGGGCGGCAAGGTCACCGGCAAGGACCTCGCCCTGGCCGCCCGCATCTCGGCGGTCGCCCCCGGCCACGGGGCCCGCTAG
- a CDS encoding LysR family transcriptional regulator — protein sequence MDLELRHLRTVRAIAETGSLTKAAAALGLAQPALSAQLRRIEKALGGPLFDRDHTGARATPLGELVLERARVVLPAVSELQEEAVRFANATGAMERFRLGGTHGPLLGGLVDRLATAHPAAPVSTYTSWSVAEIASQLVDGRLDFALIGTCGESAPPDAGRLEWQVVGVDPVFVMLPETHRLAGLDELELSELAEECWADVPGDGCFADCFVAACARAGFSPASVYETDTTSVVHLVQVGRAVGLCRATFPPTPGVVTRPVAGAPLSWRHLLGWHPRSAAASAAAGAVSGYTRAAYTEAVGRSESYTRWLAAHPGFGAVV from the coding sequence ATGGACCTGGAGTTGCGGCATCTGCGAACCGTACGTGCCATCGCCGAAACCGGCAGCCTGACCAAGGCCGCCGCCGCGCTGGGTCTTGCGCAGCCCGCGCTCAGCGCACAACTGCGACGGATCGAGAAGGCGCTCGGCGGCCCGCTGTTCGACCGGGACCACACGGGCGCGCGGGCGACCCCGCTGGGCGAACTGGTCCTGGAGCGCGCCCGGGTGGTGCTGCCGGCCGTGAGCGAGCTCCAGGAGGAGGCGGTCAGGTTCGCCAACGCCACGGGCGCCATGGAGCGGTTCCGGCTCGGCGGCACGCACGGCCCGCTGCTGGGCGGGCTGGTGGACCGGCTGGCGACCGCGCACCCGGCCGCGCCGGTGTCCACGTACACCTCCTGGTCGGTGGCGGAGATCGCCTCGCAACTGGTGGACGGGCGGCTGGACTTCGCGCTGATCGGGACCTGTGGCGAGAGCGCGCCGCCGGACGCGGGGCGGCTGGAGTGGCAGGTCGTCGGGGTCGATCCGGTGTTCGTGATGCTGCCGGAGACCCACCGGCTGGCGGGCCTGGACGAGCTGGAGCTGTCCGAGCTGGCGGAGGAGTGCTGGGCGGACGTGCCGGGGGACGGCTGTTTCGCGGACTGCTTCGTGGCGGCCTGTGCCCGCGCCGGGTTCAGCCCGGCCTCGGTGTACGAGACGGACACCACATCGGTCGTGCATCTGGTGCAGGTGGGGCGGGCGGTCGGGCTGTGCCGGGCGACGTTCCCGCCGACCCCGGGGGTGGTCACCCGGCCGGTCGCCGGGGCGCCGCTCAGCTGGCGCCATCTGCTGGGCTGGCACCCGCGCTCGGCCGCCGCGTCGGCGGCGGCCGGGGCGGTGAGCGGGTACACGCGGGCGGCGTACACCGAGGCGGTGGGGCGCAGCGAGAGCTACACGCGCTGGCTCGCCGCGCACCCGGGTTTCGGCGCCGTGGTCTGA
- a CDS encoding NmrA family transcriptional regulator has protein sequence MTEETRYATEESAGPGRVLVTSGTGRTGRRVVERLSARGVPVRVGSRRGEIPFDWSDASGWEAALSGVEAAYVAYVPDLGAPEAPAAMTSFGEAARRCGVRRLVLLSGRGEPVAAEAEEALRAAAGDAVLTVVRSAFFTQNFSEGALLDGVLGGELVFPAGDTAEPFVDADDLADVVVAALCGEGVAGSVVELTGPRALTFAEVAAELAAATGREVRYVPVTGAEYEGMLVGFGVPGPEAAFLAGLFTSLLDGRNTAVTDGVERALGRGPKSFARYAAEAAREGFWTVRG, from the coding sequence ATGACGGAAGAGACGCGCTACGCGACAGAGGAATCCGCCGGACCGGGCCGGGTGCTGGTGACGAGCGGGACGGGCAGGACGGGGCGCCGGGTGGTGGAGCGGCTGTCCGCGCGGGGTGTGCCGGTGCGGGTCGGTTCGCGCCGGGGCGAGATCCCCTTCGACTGGTCCGACGCGTCGGGCTGGGAGGCGGCGCTGAGCGGTGTGGAGGCGGCCTATGTCGCCTATGTGCCCGATCTGGGGGCGCCGGAGGCGCCCGCTGCCATGACGTCGTTCGGGGAGGCGGCCCGGCGGTGCGGGGTGCGCCGGCTGGTGCTGCTGTCGGGGCGCGGGGAGCCGGTGGCGGCGGAGGCGGAGGAGGCGCTGCGCGCGGCGGCCGGGGACGCCGTGCTGACGGTGGTGCGCTCGGCGTTCTTCACCCAGAACTTCAGCGAGGGCGCCCTGCTGGACGGGGTGCTGGGCGGGGAGCTGGTGTTCCCGGCGGGCGACACCGCCGAGCCGTTCGTGGACGCGGACGACCTGGCCGATGTGGTGGTGGCCGCGCTGTGCGGGGAGGGGGTGGCGGGCTCGGTCGTGGAGCTGACCGGGCCGCGCGCGCTGACGTTCGCGGAGGTGGCCGCCGAGCTCGCCGCCGCGACGGGCCGGGAGGTCCGCTATGTGCCCGTGACGGGCGCGGAGTACGAGGGGATGCTGGTGGGGTTCGGCGTGCCGGGGCCGGAGGCGGCGTTTCTGGCCGGGCTGTTCACGTCGCTGCTGGACGGGCGCAACACGGCGGTGACGGACGGGGTGGAGCGGGCGCTGGGCCGTGGCCCGAAGTCGTTCGCGCGCTACGCGGCGGAGGCGGCCCGCGAGGGCTTCTGGACGGTGCGCGGCTGA
- a CDS encoding AraC family transcriptional regulator has protein sequence MDALAELLDGPRARGALLLRMVMEPPWSVRIEDRAPLCLMAATGGEAWIVPDGDAEPVPLRPGDLAIARGPEPYTVAGHPDTDPHARIGPGGSCATLRGEPLSQSMELGVRTWGNARDGSATVLVGTYLLDGEISARLLDALPPLLVLPAGGRTGPLLALLGDEIARDEPGQSLMLDRLLDLLLVAALRTWFSRPGAEPPAWYVAMGDPVVGLALRLLRDEPAHPWTVAALAARAGVSRAALARRFTELVGEPPMAYLTGRRLAVAADLLRETDATVEAVARKVGYSQAFAFSTAFKRVRGVSPQEYRKGGGLPERQGSLRVDPGVATLEP, from the coding sequence ATGGACGCACTGGCCGAACTGCTGGACGGGCCGCGGGCGCGGGGCGCGCTGCTCCTGCGCATGGTGATGGAACCGCCCTGGTCCGTACGGATCGAGGACCGCGCCCCGCTCTGCCTGATGGCCGCGACCGGCGGCGAGGCCTGGATCGTGCCCGACGGGGACGCCGAACCCGTCCCGCTGCGCCCCGGCGACCTGGCCATTGCGCGCGGCCCCGAGCCGTACACCGTCGCCGGCCACCCGGACACCGACCCGCACGCCCGCATCGGACCCGGCGGCAGCTGCGCCACCCTGCGCGGCGAGCCGCTGTCCCAGTCCATGGAGCTGGGCGTACGGACCTGGGGCAACGCCCGCGACGGCTCGGCGACCGTCCTCGTCGGCACCTACCTCCTGGACGGCGAGATCAGCGCCCGCCTGCTGGACGCCCTGCCCCCGCTCCTCGTCCTGCCCGCCGGCGGCCGCACCGGCCCGCTCCTCGCCCTGCTGGGCGACGAGATCGCGCGGGACGAGCCGGGGCAGAGCCTGATGCTCGACCGGCTCCTCGACCTCCTGCTCGTCGCCGCGCTGCGCACCTGGTTCTCCCGCCCCGGCGCCGAACCGCCCGCCTGGTACGTGGCCATGGGCGACCCGGTCGTCGGCCTCGCGCTGCGTCTGCTGCGCGACGAGCCCGCACACCCCTGGACCGTCGCCGCGCTCGCCGCCAGGGCGGGCGTCTCACGGGCCGCCCTCGCCCGCCGGTTCACCGAACTGGTGGGGGAGCCGCCGATGGCCTATCTCACCGGCCGCCGCCTCGCCGTCGCGGCCGACCTCCTGCGCGAGACCGACGCCACCGTCGAGGCCGTGGCCCGCAAGGTGGGCTACAGCCAGGCCTTCGCGTTCAGCACCGCCTTCAAACGCGTACGCGGCGTCAGCCCGCAGGAGTACCGCAAGGGCGGCGGCTTGCCGGAACGGCAAGGAAGTTTGCGCGTGGACCCGGGCGTGGCGACGCTGGAGCCATGA
- a CDS encoding class I SAM-dependent methyltransferase encodes MSNHTGHGHPHDDGHQGLHHDRPAHGHHHGGHGGGEPDWDVMAPLLERNAELSAGQYTEAARWIAALPNAPEVRRVLDVGAGPGVVACLLAEVFPDAEIVAVDGTPALLERTRARARRLGLADRVTTLHATLPGQLPELGEADLIWAGNTLHHMGDQRAVLAGFGSLLRPGGTVALVEGGLQPRQLPRDLGFGRPGLEARMEAAEAELFQTMRAELPDARREVEDWAALFGAAGLTPQGTRSFLLDLPAPLPDPAREQVVADFTRRRDGLRDHLDAEDNAVLDRLLDPEDPAGLHRRPDVFLLLARTLHLGRRVA; translated from the coding sequence ATGAGCAACCACACCGGCCACGGGCACCCCCACGACGACGGCCACCAGGGCCTCCACCACGATCGCCCCGCCCACGGACACCACCACGGCGGCCACGGCGGCGGCGAACCCGACTGGGACGTCATGGCCCCGCTCCTGGAACGGAACGCCGAACTCAGCGCCGGGCAGTACACCGAGGCGGCCCGCTGGATCGCCGCCCTGCCCAACGCGCCCGAGGTCCGCCGGGTCCTGGACGTCGGCGCCGGCCCCGGCGTCGTCGCCTGCCTGCTCGCCGAGGTCTTCCCGGACGCCGAGATCGTCGCCGTCGACGGCACCCCCGCGCTCCTCGAACGCACCCGCGCCCGCGCGCGGCGGCTCGGCCTCGCCGACCGCGTCACCACCCTGCACGCCACCCTCCCCGGACAACTCCCCGAGCTGGGCGAGGCCGATCTGATCTGGGCGGGCAACACCCTGCACCACATGGGCGACCAGCGCGCCGTGCTCGCCGGATTCGGCTCGCTGCTGCGCCCCGGCGGCACCGTCGCCCTTGTCGAGGGCGGCCTCCAGCCCCGGCAGCTCCCGCGCGACCTCGGCTTCGGCCGGCCCGGTCTGGAGGCTCGGATGGAGGCCGCCGAGGCGGAGCTCTTCCAGACGATGCGCGCCGAACTGCCCGACGCCCGGCGCGAGGTGGAGGACTGGGCCGCCCTGTTCGGCGCGGCGGGCCTCACCCCGCAGGGCACCCGCAGCTTCCTGCTCGACCTGCCCGCCCCGCTCCCCGACCCGGCCCGCGAACAGGTCGTCGCCGACTTCACCCGCCGCCGCGACGGGCTGCGCGACCACCTCGACGCCGAGGACAACGCCGTCCTCGACCGGCTGCTCGACCCCGAAGACCCGGCCGGGCTGCACCGGCGCCCCGACGTCTTCCTGCTGCTGGCCCGCACCCTCCACCTGGGCCGGCGCGTCGCCTGA